In the genome of Kitasatospora cathayae, one region contains:
- a CDS encoding threonine/serine exporter family protein, with product MSSKSPSVRGDEAPPDPLRRLLLELGEALLGGGLPVHDVEEELRGLGRALGAPDVRVAALTNGLFVALDPTEATRFQPVDAALRFEQTADVLHLVHRLRSGELDGPRALAELDGIRRAPARWPAWVADLGALPVGVGVCLFLQPVTANVLAAGAGSLIVAGLTMLARRLPRLRPLLPVTAGFLVALLVLSLTRAGLLDGPLRTIVATLAILLPGGLLVTGLSEVAAGAASAGTARLVSGAVQLALFLAGVAAATTAIGMPARALANVQVSEPSWWVIGIGLAIAVAGVVVNVATPPSAIPWIVAVIAVSVTVQVAVGQVHGAAIGGLAGAVSAAVAATVVHWLPGGPLWQVLYLPAFWIVVPGSFGLLNTAQIEVGNGAQSVLAAVSAVFGVSIGTLIGSVISRIPRPHARRPPAAGLTGAGRYWATGE from the coding sequence ATGTCTAGCAAGTCTCCATCGGTCCGGGGCGACGAAGCCCCACCGGACCCGCTCCGCCGCCTGCTGCTCGAACTGGGCGAAGCCCTGCTGGGCGGGGGCCTTCCCGTCCACGACGTCGAGGAGGAGCTCCGCGGGCTGGGGCGGGCGCTGGGGGCTCCCGACGTACGCGTCGCCGCACTCACCAACGGGCTGTTCGTCGCCCTCGACCCGACGGAGGCCACCCGCTTCCAGCCGGTCGACGCCGCGCTGCGGTTCGAGCAGACCGCGGACGTCCTCCACCTGGTGCACCGGCTGCGCTCGGGCGAGCTGGACGGGCCCCGGGCGCTGGCCGAACTGGACGGCATCCGCCGGGCACCCGCCCGCTGGCCCGCCTGGGTCGCCGACCTGGGGGCGCTTCCGGTCGGCGTGGGCGTCTGCCTGTTCCTCCAGCCCGTGACGGCGAACGTGCTGGCCGCGGGGGCCGGTTCGCTGATCGTGGCGGGCCTGACCATGTTGGCGCGCCGACTGCCCCGGCTGCGCCCGCTGCTGCCCGTGACGGCCGGGTTCCTGGTGGCACTGCTCGTCCTGTCGCTCACCCGGGCCGGCCTGCTGGACGGGCCGCTGCGCACCATCGTGGCCACCCTGGCGATCCTGCTGCCCGGCGGGTTGCTGGTCACCGGGCTGTCGGAGGTCGCCGCGGGCGCCGCCAGCGCCGGGACGGCCCGGCTGGTGTCCGGCGCGGTGCAGCTCGCACTGTTCCTCGCCGGGGTGGCCGCGGCCACCACCGCGATCGGCATGCCGGCCCGCGCGCTGGCCAACGTCCAGGTGTCCGAGCCGAGTTGGTGGGTGATCGGGATCGGACTGGCGATCGCCGTGGCGGGCGTCGTGGTCAACGTCGCCACCCCGCCCTCGGCGATCCCGTGGATCGTCGCGGTGATCGCGGTCAGCGTCACCGTCCAGGTGGCGGTCGGACAGGTCCACGGGGCCGCGATCGGCGGCCTGGCCGGCGCGGTCAGCGCCGCGGTCGCGGCCACCGTCGTGCACTGGCTGCCGGGCGGCCCGCTCTGGCAGGTGCTCTACCTCCCGGCGTTCTGGATCGTGGTGCCGGGCTCCTTCGGACTGCTCAACACCGCGCAGATCGAGGTCGGCAACGGGGCGCAGTCGGTGCTGGCCGCCGTGTCCGCGGTGTTCGGGGTGTCGATCGGCACCCTGATCGGCTCGGTGATCAGCCGCATCCCGCGCCCCCACGCTCGCCGTCCCCCAGCTGCGGGCCTGACCGGGGCCGGTCGATACTGGGCGACGGGCGAATGA
- a CDS encoding Tat pathway signal sequence domain protein, which translates to MRALPRWTVPAALAALALATAVPASAAPADAGPVLTAGGSAVAVGDALAAPLAAGTSATFYSTATSTTGVTCATSQYSATVLTNPAAPGVATESLTGLTFDSCTANVTGVTSVQSLTVDTLPYGVSVDDGTGLPVTLTGGSTGPIQATAVLDSWFGTITCTYQLSGAFTGSADNGSNGLTFTNEHFAKSGGSGLCPADGYFSAGYGPVTDTSQSGAPAVTVN; encoded by the coding sequence ATGCGCGCACTCCCCCGCTGGACCGTACCGGCCGCCCTCGCCGCCCTCGCCCTGGCCACGGCGGTCCCCGCCTCCGCCGCCCCGGCCGACGCCGGACCCGTGCTGACCGCCGGTGGCAGCGCCGTCGCGGTCGGCGACGCCCTGGCCGCACCGCTCGCCGCCGGCACCAGCGCCACCTTCTACTCGACCGCCACCAGCACCACCGGCGTCACCTGCGCCACCTCCCAGTACTCCGCCACCGTGCTGACCAACCCGGCCGCCCCGGGCGTCGCGACCGAGTCCCTGACCGGGCTCACCTTCGACTCCTGCACCGCCAACGTCACCGGCGTCACCTCGGTGCAGAGCCTCACCGTCGACACCCTCCCCTACGGCGTCTCGGTCGACGACGGGACCGGCCTGCCGGTCACCCTCACCGGCGGCAGCACCGGCCCGATCCAGGCCACCGCCGTCCTCGACAGCTGGTTCGGCACCATCACCTGCACCTACCAGCTCAGCGGCGCCTTCACCGGCAGCGCCGACAACGGCAGCAACGGTCTGACCTTCACCAACGAGCACTTCGCCAAGAGCGGCGGCTCCGGCCTCTGCCCCGCCGACGGGTACTTCTCGGCCGGCTACGGCCCGGTCACCGACACCAGCCAGTCCGGCGCTCCGGCGGTCACCGTGAACTGA
- a CDS encoding alpha/beta hydrolase, translating to MPRPRLTATLRAAAAGLLLAGLTPAAASAAAPAPPVPKLTWTKPCAPGFQCDTAQVPLDYRDPHGRSIELALIRRPADDQAHRIGTLFYNPGGPAIPGTEALPAVAPFFPEQVRKRFDLVSFDPRGVGASTTLRCFPDQAAEQALLGGLPAGYPVGAEQQSRWADTYARLGRQCAENDRTGLLAHLSTADVAHDLDLLRRAVGDRRLNYLATSYGTYLGATYANLFPGRVRAMVLDSAVDPVAWSTGRAPQDAALPPFLRTGSDLGSARTLDAFLDRCGAADPANCAFSAGSPAATRAKFAELMDRLDRGPVTVGTGPQAYDRATAVSAVALLLYSAQPVPQLGTTGWAGLGQQLQSLWTAPDTPAAPLPTGAPSRQTQVLGVLCADTADPPASADYPALADLAGARSGDLGPFWVWQTQRCAAWPAEATRDRYTGPWDRRTAAPVLVVANTDDPAWPYEGSRALADTLARGRLLTVDGDGHTVLGNPSGCASGYEERYLVDGELPPPGQVCAPDRRPFQ from the coding sequence GTGCCCCGACCTCGCCTCACCGCCACCCTCCGCGCCGCAGCCGCCGGCCTGCTGTTGGCCGGCCTCACCCCGGCCGCGGCCTCGGCCGCCGCGCCCGCCCCGCCGGTGCCGAAGCTGACCTGGACGAAGCCCTGCGCCCCCGGCTTCCAGTGCGACACGGCCCAGGTGCCGCTGGACTACCGGGACCCGCACGGCCGCTCCATCGAGCTGGCGCTCATCCGCCGCCCCGCCGACGACCAGGCGCACCGGATCGGCACCCTGTTCTACAACCCGGGCGGCCCGGCGATCCCGGGCACCGAGGCCCTGCCCGCCGTGGCCCCGTTCTTCCCCGAGCAGGTGCGCAAGCGCTTCGACCTCGTCAGCTTCGACCCGCGCGGCGTCGGTGCCTCCACCACGCTGCGGTGCTTCCCGGACCAGGCCGCCGAACAGGCCCTGCTCGGCGGCCTTCCGGCCGGCTACCCCGTCGGCGCGGAGCAGCAGTCGCGGTGGGCCGACACCTACGCCCGACTGGGCCGGCAGTGCGCCGAGAACGACCGGACCGGTCTGCTCGCCCACCTGTCCACCGCGGACGTCGCCCACGACCTGGACCTGCTGCGCCGGGCCGTCGGCGACCGGCGGCTGAACTACCTCGCCACCTCGTACGGAACGTACCTGGGCGCCACGTACGCCAACCTCTTCCCGGGGCGGGTGCGCGCCATGGTCCTGGACAGCGCCGTCGACCCGGTCGCCTGGTCCACCGGCCGCGCCCCGCAGGACGCCGCGCTGCCGCCCTTCCTGCGCACCGGCAGCGACCTCGGCTCGGCCCGCACCCTCGACGCCTTCCTCGACCGCTGCGGCGCCGCCGATCCGGCGAACTGTGCCTTCTCGGCGGGCAGTCCGGCGGCGACCCGGGCCAAGTTCGCCGAACTGATGGACCGCCTGGACCGCGGGCCGGTCACCGTCGGCACCGGGCCGCAGGCCTACGACCGGGCGACCGCCGTGTCCGCCGTCGCGCTGCTGCTGTACTCGGCCCAGCCGGTGCCGCAGCTCGGCACCACAGGCTGGGCCGGCCTGGGCCAGCAGCTGCAGAGCCTGTGGACCGCCCCCGACACCCCGGCGGCGCCGCTGCCGACCGGCGCACCGTCCCGGCAGACCCAGGTCCTCGGCGTGCTGTGCGCCGACACCGCCGACCCGCCCGCGAGCGCGGACTACCCGGCGCTCGCCGACCTCGCCGGGGCTCGCTCCGGCGACCTCGGTCCGTTCTGGGTCTGGCAGACCCAGCGCTGCGCCGCCTGGCCCGCCGAGGCCACCCGGGACCGCTACACCGGGCCGTGGGACCGGCGTACCGCCGCGCCCGTCCTGGTCGTCGCCAACACCGACGACCCGGCCTGGCCGTACGAGGGCTCCCGCGCTCTGGCCGACACCCTCGCCCGCGGCCGGCTGCTGACCGTGGACGGCGACGGGCACACCGTGCTCGGCAACCCGAGCGGCTGCGCGTCCGGCTACGAGGAGCGCTACCTGGTGGACGGGGAACTGCCGCCGCCCGGCCAGGTCTGCGCCCCGGACCGGCGGCCGTTCCAGTAG
- a CDS encoding DedA family protein, whose translation MDTITDWLRSLSGPVVYAAVGGMVFAEDALFFSFFIPGETAAVLGGFIAHQGSVSLGWMVLVVVCAAVLGDSAGYEIGRHLGPAILRTRPLRRHEKQADTVQDLIRRRGPAAVFLGRFIAFVRPLVPSLAGMARMPYRRFLFYNALGGLAWGVGFTLLGYFAGAAYAKVEGTVGRVAAVTIAVVVAVTLLVWYLRRHRAQGPEPSDDRSDEQSDDRSDEQSDEQSDEQSGKQSDERSDDRGGRKP comes from the coding sequence ATGGACACGATCACCGACTGGCTGCGCAGCCTGTCCGGCCCGGTCGTGTACGCGGCCGTCGGCGGCATGGTCTTCGCCGAGGACGCCCTGTTCTTCAGCTTCTTCATCCCCGGCGAGACCGCCGCCGTCCTCGGCGGCTTCATCGCCCACCAGGGCAGCGTCTCGCTCGGCTGGATGGTCCTGGTGGTGGTCTGCGCGGCCGTCCTCGGGGACTCCGCCGGCTACGAGATCGGCCGCCACCTCGGCCCGGCGATCCTGCGCACCCGCCCGCTGCGGCGCCACGAGAAGCAGGCCGACACCGTGCAGGACCTGATCCGCCGGCGCGGGCCGGCCGCCGTCTTCCTCGGCCGCTTCATCGCCTTCGTCCGCCCGCTGGTGCCCTCGCTGGCCGGGATGGCCCGCATGCCGTACCGCCGGTTCCTGTTCTACAACGCCCTCGGCGGGCTCGCCTGGGGCGTCGGCTTCACCCTCCTGGGCTACTTCGCCGGAGCCGCCTACGCCAAGGTGGAGGGCACCGTCGGCCGGGTCGCCGCCGTCACGATCGCCGTGGTCGTCGCCGTCACCCTGCTGGTCTGGTACCTGCGGCGGCACCGTGCGCAGGGCCCCGAGCCGTCCGACGATCGGTCGGACGAGCAGTCCGACGATCGGTCGGACGAGCAGTCCGACGAGCAATCCGACGAGCAGTCCGGCAAGCAGTCCGACGAGCGGTCCGACGACCGCGGCGGCCGGAAGCCCTGA
- a CDS encoding MFS transporter, whose product MSPSAAAVRPQPPGEERARRRLALVGGSLGNLVEWYDWFVYASFAVYFADDFFPGSNSTAKLMNTAGIFAVGFLMRPVGGWLLGRAADRHGRKSALTLTVTMMSAAAVLIAAAPTYAQAGYLGAVVLLLARLLQGMSIGGEYAASATYLTEASAPNRRGLGSSFQYVSMTCGQLLGLGILIVMQHTVSSAQLHSWGWRVPFLLGAVFAGVVLWLRRRLPETEAFTAAAGGREQDGARGTLRSLWEHRRQAVLVMALTLGGTVAYYTYTTYLTKYLIGSAGLAKNTATLVSFTALAVFAAIQPLAGLLSDRIGRRPLLITFALGCTVGTYPLMTALGSASGYWSALGLSLVALVIVTGYTSINAAVKAELFPTRIRALGVALPYALANALFGGTAEYIALWFKNSGHESGFFWYVSGCALVSLVAYVLMPDTRHAVLSPEGAQTAAAAAEAVR is encoded by the coding sequence ATGTCCCCGTCCGCCGCCGCCGTCCGTCCGCAGCCGCCCGGCGAGGAGCGCGCCCGGCGGCGGCTCGCCCTGGTCGGCGGGTCGCTGGGCAACCTGGTGGAGTGGTACGACTGGTTCGTCTACGCCAGCTTCGCCGTCTACTTCGCCGACGACTTCTTCCCCGGCAGCAACTCCACCGCGAAGCTGATGAACACCGCCGGCATCTTCGCGGTCGGCTTCCTGATGCGCCCGGTCGGCGGCTGGCTGCTCGGCCGGGCCGCCGACCGGCACGGCCGCAAGAGCGCCCTCACCCTGACCGTCACCATGATGTCCGCGGCCGCCGTGCTGATCGCCGCCGCCCCGACCTACGCCCAGGCCGGCTACCTCGGCGCCGTCGTGCTGCTGCTCGCCCGGCTGCTCCAGGGCATGAGCATCGGCGGCGAGTACGCGGCCAGCGCCACCTACCTGACCGAGGCCTCCGCACCGAACCGGCGCGGCCTCGGCTCCTCCTTCCAGTACGTGTCGATGACCTGCGGCCAGCTCCTCGGCCTCGGCATCCTCATCGTCATGCAGCACACCGTCAGCAGCGCCCAACTGCACTCCTGGGGCTGGCGGGTGCCGTTCCTGCTCGGCGCCGTCTTCGCCGGCGTGGTGCTGTGGCTGCGCCGCCGGCTGCCGGAGACCGAGGCCTTCACCGCCGCGGCCGGCGGCCGGGAGCAGGACGGCGCCCGGGGCACCCTGCGCAGCCTGTGGGAACACCGGCGCCAGGCCGTCCTGGTGATGGCCCTCACCCTCGGCGGCACCGTCGCCTACTACACGTACACCACCTACCTGACCAAGTACCTGATCGGCAGCGCCGGGCTCGCCAAGAACACCGCCACCCTGGTCAGCTTCACCGCGCTCGCCGTCTTCGCCGCGATCCAGCCGCTGGCCGGCCTGCTCTCCGACCGGATCGGCCGCCGCCCGCTGCTGATCACCTTCGCGCTCGGCTGCACCGTCGGCACCTACCCGCTGATGACCGCGCTCGGCTCGGCCTCCGGCTACTGGTCCGCGCTCGGGCTCTCGCTGGTCGCGCTGGTCATCGTCACCGGCTACACCTCGATCAACGCGGCCGTGAAGGCCGAACTGTTCCCCACCCGGATCCGCGCCCTCGGCGTCGCCCTCCCGTACGCCCTCGCCAACGCGCTCTTCGGCGGCACCGCCGAGTACATCGCGCTCTGGTTCAAGAACAGCGGGCACGAGTCCGGCTTCTTCTGGTACGTCTCCGGCTGCGCGCTGGTCTCCCTGGTCGCCTACGTCCTGATGCCGGACACCCGGCACGCGGTGCTCAGCCCCGAGGGAGCCCAGACGGCGGCCGCCGCGGCCGAGGCCGTACGGTAG
- a CDS encoding response regulator transcription factor, giving the protein MHMLLVEDDDRMAQALATALARRGHTVRRVVRAAEALRHAREAEFILLDLGLPDLDGIELLRKLRTVCSLPLIVVTARSEERDVLQGLRAGADDYVVKPFRMAELLARIDTVRRRSSASEQAGGQRQVRTGDVAIDLAARTVTVDGTPVRLTRREFDVLALLAAQPGDVRSREEILDRIWGDAFLASSRSLDVHVAGIRAKTARAGLVRTIRGYGYQLGALDGP; this is encoded by the coding sequence ATGCACATGCTGCTCGTCGAGGACGACGACCGGATGGCCCAGGCCCTCGCCACCGCGCTCGCCCGGCGCGGCCACACCGTGCGCCGGGTGGTCCGCGCCGCGGAGGCGCTGCGGCACGCCCGGGAGGCCGAGTTCATCCTGCTCGACCTCGGGCTGCCCGACCTGGACGGCATCGAGCTGCTCCGCAAGCTCCGCACGGTGTGCAGTCTGCCGCTGATCGTGGTCACCGCGCGCAGCGAGGAGCGCGACGTCCTCCAGGGCCTGCGGGCCGGCGCCGACGACTACGTGGTCAAGCCGTTCCGGATGGCCGAACTCCTCGCCCGGATCGACACCGTGCGCCGCCGCAGTTCCGCTTCCGAACAGGCCGGCGGCCAGCGGCAGGTGCGCACCGGCGACGTGGCGATCGACCTGGCCGCCCGTACGGTGACCGTCGACGGCACGCCCGTCCGGCTCACCCGCCGGGAGTTCGACGTCCTCGCCCTGCTCGCCGCCCAGCCCGGCGACGTCCGCTCGCGCGAGGAGATCCTCGACCGGATCTGGGGCGACGCCTTCCTCGCCTCCTCGCGCTCACTGGACGTGCACGTGGCCGGCATCCGGGCCAAGACCGCGCGGGCCGGACTGGTTCGCACCATCCGCGGCTACGGCTACCAGCTCGGCGCACTGGACGGTCCGTGA